The following are encoded together in the Arcobacter aquimarinus genome:
- the prpB gene encoding methylisocitrate lyase, translating to MSAGKKFREALKEESPLQIVGTINAYQALQATKVGHKAIYLSGGGIANASYGLPDLGMTMIEDVCIDIRRITSICDTPLIVDADTGWGHAFNVARTVKEFIRSGAAGMHIEDQVAAKRCGHRPNKELVSTEEMCDRIRAAVDAKKQLDPDFYIIARTDAHASEGQEAAIARAKAYVEAGADAIFAEAVHTLKEYKEFTEQMSVPVLANITEFGATPLFTTEELASVGIAMVLYPLSAFRAMNKAALAVYQELKDKGTQEGVLNTMQTRMELYDMLNYHAYEQKMDELFSKGKAK from the coding sequence ATGAGCGCAGGAAAAAAATTTAGAGAAGCCTTAAAAGAAGAGTCTCCTTTACAAATCGTAGGAACAATTAATGCTTACCAAGCATTACAAGCTACAAAAGTAGGACATAAAGCTATCTACTTATCAGGTGGAGGTATTGCAAATGCTTCTTACGGTTTACCAGACTTAGGTATGACAATGATCGAAGATGTATGTATTGATATTAGAAGAATTACTTCTATTTGTGATACTCCATTAATCGTTGATGCTGATACTGGTTGGGGACATGCATTTAATGTTGCTAGAACAGTTAAAGAATTTATTAGATCTGGTGCTGCTGGTATGCATATTGAAGATCAAGTTGCTGCAAAAAGATGTGGACACAGACCAAATAAAGAATTAGTATCTACTGAAGAAATGTGTGACAGAATTAGAGCAGCTGTTGATGCTAAAAAACAATTAGACCCTGATTTCTACATCATTGCTAGAACTGATGCACATGCATCTGAAGGTCAAGAAGCAGCAATTGCTAGAGCAAAAGCTTACGTTGAAGCTGGAGCTGATGCTATTTTTGCAGAAGCAGTTCACACTTTAAAAGAGTACAAAGAATTTACAGAGCAAATGAGTGTTCCTGTATTAGCAAACATTACTGAATTTGGTGCAACTCCATTATTTACAACTGAAGAATTAGCATCTGTTGGTATTGCAATGGTTTTATATCCATTATCAGCATTTAGAGCAATGAATAAAGCTGCTTTAGCTGTATACCAAGAATTAAAAGATAAAGGTACACAAGAAGGTGTTCTTAATACAATGCAAACAAGAATGGAATTATACGATATGTTAAATTACCATGCTTATGAGCAAAAAATGGATGAATTATTTTCAAAAGGTAAAGCTAAGTAA
- a CDS encoding D-2-hydroxyacid dehydrogenase: MKIVILDRATLGFDINIDIFSKFGKLVSYDMTKNDETKQRIKDADIVLTNKVVIGKDEMDNSKVKLICITATGMNNVDLEYAKQKNIQVKNVAGYSTSSVVQVAFSMIFQIVTKLNYYKSYVDEGSWQKSNIFTHIDEPFYELDNKRVGIIGLGEIGRDFAKKASAFNCEVIYYSTSGKNSNSNYKQVSLDELLKTSDIISIHAPLNENTKNLLNYENMKNIKEGAILLNLGRGGIINESDLAKIIDEKEIYCGIDVVSVEPILEENPLLKVSNKNRLLLTPHIGWASVEARNRLVKMVARNIEETTF, translated from the coding sequence ATGAAAATAGTTATTTTAGATAGGGCAACTTTGGGATTTGATATAAATATTGATATTTTTTCAAAATTCGGAAAACTTGTATCTTATGATATGACAAAAAATGATGAAACAAAACAAAGAATAAAAGATGCAGATATAGTTCTTACTAATAAAGTCGTTATTGGTAAAGATGAAATGGATAATTCAAAAGTAAAACTTATCTGTATAACTGCAACGGGTATGAATAATGTTGATTTAGAATATGCAAAGCAAAAAAATATTCAGGTTAAAAATGTAGCAGGATATTCAACTTCTAGTGTAGTTCAAGTTGCTTTTTCTATGATTTTTCAAATAGTAACAAAACTAAATTATTACAAAAGTTATGTGGACGAAGGAAGTTGGCAGAAATCAAATATTTTTACTCATATAGATGAACCATTTTATGAACTAGATAATAAAAGAGTTGGAATTATTGGTTTAGGAGAAATTGGTAGAGATTTTGCAAAAAAAGCATCTGCTTTTAATTGCGAAGTTATTTATTATTCAACAAGTGGGAAAAATTCTAATAGTAACTATAAGCAAGTGAGTTTAGATGAGTTATTGAAAACAAGTGATATTATTTCTATTCATGCACCTTTAAATGAAAATACTAAAAATTTATTAAATTATGAAAATATGAAAAATATAAAAGAGGGTGCAATTTTACTAAATCTTGGTCGAGGTGGAATTATAAATGAATCTGATTTAGCAAAAATCATAGATGAAAAAGAGATTTATTGCGGAATTGATGTTGTTTCGGTTGAGCCAATTTTAGAAGAAAATCCACTTTTAAAAGTTTCAAATAAAAACAGACTTTTATTAACTCCACATATTGGTTGGGCAAGTGTTGAAGCTAGAAATAGACTCGTAAAAATGGTTGCTAGAAATATTGAAGAGACTACTTTTTAG
- a CDS encoding OmpA family protein → MYNKEQKNDENFWISYADLMAGLLFVFILVIGAIVIKYIYTQNTLEKEKAALNSSEEAKSKLFYELAKAKNLYETTKNELDKTSKDLKEKEEKLSLNLTEIEKLKSLLLEYELNIKDEKDKNEKLSTELLDKTNMISLKDEELTLLADKLLVQTQIHQKMVEEFDVAKLKIKNLTGIKLNVIAKLREKLGKSINVDEKSGAIKFSSNILFDQNEYKLKEESKKELSNTLKKYLTTLLGDKDIKKYIESITIEGHTNSDGTYLSNLALSQQRAHAVMQFLYESNIIDRKLLSTYVNSSGRSSSDLILDKNGVEDKDASRRIEIKFTIKNEEAMKELQNFLGEKK, encoded by the coding sequence ATGTACAATAAAGAACAAAAAAATGATGAAAACTTTTGGATATCTTATGCTGATTTAATGGCAGGATTACTATTTGTTTTTATTTTGGTTATTGGTGCTATTGTAATAAAATATATTTACACTCAAAATACACTAGAAAAAGAAAAAGCAGCTTTAAATTCAAGTGAAGAGGCTAAATCAAAACTTTTTTATGAACTTGCAAAAGCAAAAAATTTATATGAAACAACAAAAAATGAATTAGATAAAACTTCAAAAGATTTAAAAGAAAAAGAGGAAAAACTCTCTTTAAATCTTACAGAGATAGAGAAATTAAAATCACTTCTTTTAGAGTATGAATTAAATATAAAAGATGAAAAAGATAAAAATGAAAAACTCTCAACTGAACTTTTAGATAAAACAAATATGATAAGTTTAAAAGATGAAGAGTTAACATTACTTGCTGATAAATTACTTGTTCAAACTCAAATTCATCAAAAAATGGTTGAAGAATTTGATGTTGCAAAACTAAAAATCAAAAACTTAACAGGAATTAAATTAAATGTTATTGCAAAATTAAGAGAAAAACTTGGTAAATCCATAAACGTAGATGAAAAAAGTGGAGCTATAAAATTCTCTTCAAATATTTTATTTGACCAAAATGAGTATAAATTAAAAGAAGAGTCTAAAAAAGAGTTAAGTAATACTTTGAAAAAATATTTAACTACTCTTCTTGGAGATAAAGATATAAAAAAATATATTGAAAGCATAACTATTGAAGGACATACAAATAGTGACGGAACATATCTTTCAAATCTTGCTTTATCACAACAAAGAGCTCATGCTGTTATGCAGTTTTTATATGAATCAAATATTATTGATAGAAAACTTTTAAGCACTTATGTAAATTCAAGTGGAAGGTCATCTTCTGATTTAATATTAGATAAAAATGGAGTTGAAGATAAAGATGCTTCACGAAGAATAGAGATTAAATTTACAATCAAAAATGAAGAAGCCATGAAAGAACTTCAAAATTTTTTAGGTGAGAAAAAATAG
- a CDS encoding MotA/TolQ/ExbB proton channel family protein, with amino-acid sequence MFTDDDFIELNSKFYTTCKPLSRIFILLTVPAALFGIILLCYLSVLPLKVEMHSVILIGFIFFIYLFFVKHNAYFVSCKFKTQYYELAYDLKEYINKNLLTIGGTTKANGSVDDFLQDYTSNLRNTNFSSIASGIFPTLGILGTFISIAFSMPDFNSGNSADLEKEISTLLGGVGTAFYVSIYGIFLSIWWTFFEKIGMSRFEHDSFIIKEGTKHFFWTKVDIESIHIKSNLDNFTKMSEVFNQLTSSNILDNINSSIEQRFDVLEEILKKEFILSSKISENIDNNEKLSLMLKDMTLNMHTTIKSFEKQKDLYALNAELLNNNIEKLNSHMHNLSSDNLKAIYSNIVKSIETMKSDMEKLEWKFKKGIEEYDENITNKLKTSLEMIDEETTKILEDFKEFKEISK; translated from the coding sequence ATGTTCACAGATGACGATTTTATTGAACTAAATTCAAAATTCTACACAACTTGTAAACCTCTTTCGAGAATTTTCATTTTACTTACAGTTCCAGCAGCACTTTTTGGAATTATTTTATTATGTTATTTAAGTGTTTTACCTTTAAAAGTAGAAATGCATAGTGTTATATTAATTGGTTTTATATTTTTTATTTATCTATTTTTTGTAAAACACAATGCCTATTTTGTATCTTGTAAATTTAAAACTCAATATTATGAATTAGCTTATGATTTAAAAGAGTATATAAATAAAAATTTATTAACTATTGGTGGTACAACTAAAGCAAATGGAAGTGTTGATGACTTTTTACAAGATTATACAAGTAATTTAAGAAATACAAATTTCTCTTCTATTGCATCAGGAATTTTTCCAACTCTTGGTATTTTAGGAACTTTTATATCTATAGCTTTTAGTATGCCTGATTTTAACTCTGGAAACTCAGCTGATTTAGAAAAAGAGATTTCTACACTTTTAGGAGGAGTAGGAACTGCCTTTTATGTTTCTATTTATGGTATTTTTTTATCAATCTGGTGGACATTTTTTGAAAAAATAGGAATGAGTAGATTTGAACATGATTCATTTATTATAAAAGAGGGAACTAAACATTTCTTTTGGACAAAAGTTGATATTGAATCAATTCATATTAAAAGTAATTTAGATAACTTTACAAAAATGAGCGAAGTATTTAATCAATTAACTTCAAGTAATATCTTAGATAATATCAACTCATCAATTGAACAAAGATTTGATGTATTAGAAGAGATACTAAAAAAAGAGTTTATTTTATCTTCTAAAATTAGTGAAAATATAGACAATAATGAAAAATTATCACTTATGCTAAAAGACATGACTTTAAATATGCATACAACTATAAAAAGTTTTGAAAAACAAAAAGATTTATATGCTTTAAATGCTGAACTTTTAAATAACAATATTGAGAAATTAAATTCACATATGCATAATCTAAGTTCTGATAACTTAAAAGCAATATACTCAAATATTGTAAAAAGTATTGAAACTATGAAAAGTGATATGGAAAAACTGGAGTGGAAGTTTAAAAAAGGTATTGAAGAATATGATGAGAATATTACAAATAAACTAAAAACTTCACTTGAAATGATTGATGAAGAAACTACTAAAATCTTAGAAGATTTTAAAGAATTTAAAGAAATATCAAAGTAG
- a CDS encoding L,D-transpeptidase: MFKNFLILLFILCNVSFVFASTKKYTISVCTTSNMQNALTCKKRVLKSMSGEVFIVKQNYNRYFTYLNLYDSYQEAKNEMKNLSSYVKKQKAYIKQIDYEEKEELKEKVIETVMVKEESIAEVKEEKIKPKEIIPLASSLPLLEDLKLVSSYRFEEENTQENIKEQIEDSVKIEQMEEPKDLIVSKEEIQYVEELRQISMDEFDKENEKQKQIIKPKEEKKPKITVSQNIQNNLESKKYDVSDYEQLIIEVDSSTNYMTIKAKVDDKLEKIKNYRVSTGKDSVKKPFGVGKVSQISLNPVWYPTQETKKTFKKRGINLPSVVPPGHKYNYMGAAKINLTHIVDGKSTYRIHGTLNEKTIGTNESAGCIRMKNSEVVELANLINQFSSMRSLSDVKVVLK, encoded by the coding sequence ATGTTTAAAAACTTTTTAATTCTGTTGTTTATTTTATGTAATGTTTCTTTTGTATTTGCTTCTACAAAAAAATATACAATTAGTGTTTGTACAACTTCCAATATGCAAAATGCCTTAACTTGTAAAAAAAGAGTGCTTAAAAGTATGAGTGGTGAAGTTTTTATTGTAAAACAAAATTATAATAGATATTTTACTTATTTAAATCTATATGATAGTTATCAAGAGGCTAAAAATGAGATGAAAAATCTCTCTTCTTATGTAAAAAAACAAAAAGCATATATAAAACAAATAGATTATGAAGAAAAAGAAGAACTTAAAGAAAAAGTTATTGAAACAGTAATGGTGAAAGAAGAGAGCATAGCTGAAGTTAAAGAAGAAAAGATAAAACCAAAAGAGATAATTCCTTTGGCTTCTTCTCTTCCTTTGCTTGAAGATTTGAAATTAGTTAGTTCTTATAGATTTGAGGAAGAAAATACTCAAGAAAATATAAAAGAACAAATAGAAGATAGCGTAAAAATAGAGCAGATGGAAGAGCCAAAAGATTTAATAGTTTCAAAAGAAGAGATTCAATATGTGGAAGAATTAAGACAAATTAGTATGGATGAATTTGATAAAGAGAATGAAAAACAAAAACAAATAATTAAACCTAAAGAAGAAAAAAAGCCAAAAATAACAGTTTCTCAAAATATTCAAAATAATTTAGAATCTAAAAAATATGATGTTTCAGATTATGAGCAGTTGATTATTGAAGTTGATTCAAGCACAAACTATATGACTATAAAAGCAAAAGTTGATGATAAATTAGAAAAAATCAAAAATTATAGAGTTTCTACTGGAAAAGATAGTGTAAAAAAACCTTTTGGTGTAGGAAAAGTATCTCAAATTTCTTTAAATCCTGTTTGGTATCCAACGCAAGAAACTAAAAAAACTTTCAAAAAAAGAGGAATAAACCTTCCTTCAGTTGTTCCTCCGGGACATAAATATAACTATATGGGTGCAGCTAAAATAAATCTTACTCATATTGTTGATGGGAAAAGTACATATAGAATCCATGGAACTTTAAATGAAAAAACAATTGGAACAAATGAATCAGCAGGATGTATTAGAATGAAAAATAGTGAAGTTGTAGAATTAGCAAATTTAATAAATCAATTTTCAAGTATGAGAAGTTTGAGTGATGTTAAAGTTGTTTTGAAATAG
- the recQ gene encoding DNA helicase RecQ: MNTKYQILKDIFGHDKFRSFQEEVVDCILNKQDILTILPTGGGKSLCYQLPTLLMSGTTVVISPLIALMQDQIKALNDLNISADMISSATSNDENSFTLQKLLNGELKFIYVAPERFTSNEFVSVLQRININYFVIDEAHCVSAWGHEFRAEYRNLDRLKRFFPNTAICAFTATATKKVEADIASSLNLQNPRHFRAKTIRNNLDIKVEPRIANGKTQILNFLKTHKGLCGIIYTFTRKEAESTAEFLSENGYSAKAYHAGLSSDKKDEVFNDFVYEKIDIVVATIAFGMGIDKSNIRFVIHTSLPKTLENYYQEIGRAGRDGEMSYVYMLYSKSDEVKRKLQIEEAIDNSYKQTALDKLEFMYRYCVSNNCRHKMIAGYFEDEIEACKTLCDNCTKGEVELIDVSVDAQKLLSAIYRTEQRFGLNHIIDILRGSKNQKILEFGHEKLNVYNLGVEKSKNEWIAIADKLIDIEALSLGEFRALKISSLGLEILKGKEKLFIDSDKLGIASKIQEEETELTFDELIYERFRTLRKEIALQSEIPAYVIFGDKTLKEFALKLPITKDEMLNINGVGLVKYEKYGEDFLNLSKEIKEEFKEKLEQKEPLKKLTKTYLETFELLNEGKSVEEIAQIRDLGLTSILGHISVLFEHEKISKEKKEELLKPLEISKEIRNWIEEGLKLDTLKELRQKLYLYEYLSKEL; the protein is encoded by the coding sequence ATGAATACAAAATACCAAATACTAAAAGATATTTTCGGACACGATAAATTTAGAAGTTTTCAAGAAGAAGTTGTTGATTGCATTCTTAACAAACAAGATATTTTGACAATTTTGCCAACAGGTGGTGGAAAATCACTTTGTTATCAACTGCCAACTCTTCTTATGTCTGGAACTACTGTTGTAATCTCTCCATTAATTGCACTTATGCAAGACCAGATAAAAGCACTAAATGATTTGAATATTAGTGCAGATATGATAAGTTCAGCAACTTCAAATGATGAAAATAGTTTCACTCTTCAAAAGCTTTTAAATGGCGAATTAAAATTTATTTATGTTGCACCTGAAAGGTTCACTTCAAATGAGTTTGTATCAGTATTACAGCGAATAAATATAAACTATTTTGTAATAGATGAAGCCCACTGTGTTTCGGCTTGGGGACATGAGTTTAGAGCTGAGTATAGAAATCTTGATAGATTAAAAAGATTTTTTCCAAATACTGCAATTTGCGCATTTACTGCAACTGCTACAAAAAAAGTTGAAGCTGATATTGCTTCTTCTTTGAATTTGCAAAATCCTAGACACTTTAGAGCAAAAACCATAAGAAATAATCTTGATATAAAAGTTGAGCCACGAATCGCAAATGGGAAAACACAAATATTAAACTTCTTAAAAACTCACAAAGGTTTATGTGGAATTATCTACACTTTTACAAGAAAAGAAGCAGAATCAACAGCAGAGTTTTTGAGTGAAAATGGATATAGTGCAAAAGCTTATCATGCGGGACTTAGTAGTGATAAAAAAGATGAAGTTTTTAATGATTTTGTCTATGAAAAAATAGATATTGTAGTAGCAACCATCGCTTTTGGTATGGGAATTGATAAATCAAATATAAGGTTTGTAATACATACAAGTTTACCTAAAACTTTAGAAAACTACTATCAAGAGATAGGTCGAGCAGGACGAGATGGTGAGATGTCTTATGTTTATATGCTTTATTCAAAATCTGATGAAGTAAAAAGAAAACTACAAATAGAAGAAGCCATAGACAACTCTTATAAACAAACAGCTTTAGATAAATTGGAGTTTATGTATAGATATTGTGTTAGTAATAATTGTCGTCATAAGATGATAGCAGGTTATTTTGAAGATGAGATAGAAGCTTGTAAAACTCTATGTGATAACTGTACAAAAGGTGAAGTTGAACTTATAGATGTAAGTGTTGATGCTCAAAAACTTTTAAGTGCCATTTATCGAACTGAACAAAGATTTGGATTAAATCATATTATTGATATTTTAAGAGGTTCAAAAAATCAAAAGATTTTAGAGTTTGGACATGAAAAACTAAATGTTTATAATCTAGGTGTTGAAAAGAGTAAAAATGAATGGATTGCAATCGCAGATAAACTAATAGATATAGAAGCTCTAAGTTTAGGAGAGTTTAGAGCTTTGAAAATAAGTTCTTTAGGTTTAGAAATTCTAAAAGGTAAAGAGAAACTTTTTATTGATAGTGATAAACTAGGAATTGCTTCAAAAATCCAAGAAGAAGAGACTGAGCTTACTTTTGATGAGTTGATTTATGAAAGATTTAGAACTTTACGAAAAGAGATAGCTTTACAAAGTGAAATTCCAGCTTATGTTATATTTGGTGATAAGACTTTAAAAGAGTTTGCTTTAAAACTTCCAATAACAAAAGATGAAATGTTAAATATAAATGGTGTTGGTCTTGTAAAATATGAAAAATATGGAGAAGATTTTTTGAATTTATCTAAAGAGATAAAAGAAGAATTCAAAGAAAAACTTGAACAAAAAGAGCCATTAAAAAAACTCACAAAAACATATCTTGAAACTTTTGAACTTTTAAATGAAGGAAAAAGTGTAGAGGAAATTGCACAAATTAGAGATTTGGGCTTAACTTCAATTCTGGGGCATATTTCAGTTTTATTTGAGCATGAAAAAATCTCAAAAGAGAAAAAGGAAGAGTTATTAAAACCTCTTGAAATTTCTAAAGAGATTAGAAACTGGATAGAAGAGGGATTAAAATTAGATACACTAAAAGAGTTAAGACAAAAACTTTATTTATATGAATATTTATCAAAGGAGTTGTAA
- a CDS encoding class I SAM-dependent methyltransferase, with protein MRFEDIDFNKLYIEQKEASTFKQKSKEAWDIKADSMNKRVHKSIYNEQFLKLLNLEKIDTLLDIGCGVGNISLKLAPKLSKVYCLDYSTKMLELLNENAKKQNINNITTINKSWYDSWDDISNADLVIASRSMEVKNMKEALEKLNNKANKKVVISYKVGGSFVSDEILDVLQKDIIKKPDYIYVLNILYNMGINASLNFVQSEGRGTIYTSKEKFIESVSWSIGSLRSDEIKKLEDYYDNLDENKKFKEDFVSWAIISWDK; from the coding sequence ATGAGATTTGAAGATATAGATTTTAATAAACTTTATATAGAACAGAAAGAGGCTTCAACTTTTAAACAAAAAAGTAAAGAAGCTTGGGATATAAAAGCTGATTCTATGAATAAAAGAGTTCACAAATCAATTTATAATGAACAGTTTTTAAAGCTTCTAAATCTTGAGAAAATAGATACTTTACTTGATATTGGCTGTGGAGTTGGAAACATATCTTTAAAACTTGCACCAAAACTTTCAAAAGTATATTGTTTAGATTATTCAACTAAAATGTTGGAATTATTAAATGAAAATGCAAAAAAACAAAACATCAATAATATTACAACAATAAATAAATCTTGGTATGATTCATGGGATGATATTTCTAATGCTGATTTAGTTATAGCTTCACGTTCTATGGAAGTAAAGAATATGAAAGAAGCTTTGGAAAAATTAAATAATAAAGCAAATAAAAAAGTTGTGATTTCATATAAAGTTGGTGGGTCGTTTGTAAGTGATGAGATATTAGATGTTTTACAAAAAGATATTATAAAAAAACCTGATTATATATATGTTTTAAATATTCTTTATAATATGGGAATAAATGCAAGTTTAAATTTTGTTCAAAGTGAAGGAAGAGGAACAATTTATACTTCAAAAGAGAAATTTATCGAATCAGTCTCTTGGAGTATAGGAAGTTTAAGATCTGATGAGATTAAAAAACTTGAAGATTATTATGATAATTTGGATGAAAATAAAAAATTTAAAGAGGACTTTGTTTCTTGGGCTATTATCTCTTGGGATAAATAG
- a CDS encoding HPP family protein, producing MQKFFKQFKKINSEPLEKSNLIWSWIGSFLGILAISYFHSDILNDKDLTLLVGSFGASAVLVYGAVNSPLSQPRNLIGGHLISAIIGVICFKLFSFNLLFASAVAVSTSILMMQLTLTLHPPGGATALIAVIGSEQIHDLGFLYILFPVTTGAFILLIIALIINNIPKHRYYPESLKDFNKKWFEK from the coding sequence ATGCAAAAGTTTTTTAAACAATTCAAAAAAATAAATTCTGAACCACTAGAAAAATCAAATCTCATTTGGTCGTGGATTGGTTCATTTTTAGGGATTTTAGCAATCTCATATTTTCATAGTGATATTTTAAATGATAAAGACCTAACTTTGCTTGTAGGTTCATTTGGAGCGAGTGCTGTTTTAGTTTATGGAGCAGTAAACTCACCTCTATCTCAACCAAGAAATTTAATAGGTGGACACTTAATTTCTGCAATAATAGGTGTAATTTGTTTTAAACTTTTTTCTTTTAATTTACTTTTTGCTTCAGCAGTTGCAGTTTCTACTTCAATTTTAATGATGCAATTAACACTAACATTACATCCTCCAGGGGGAGCTACAGCATTGATTGCTGTTATTGGAAGTGAACAGATTCATGATTTAGGTTTTTTATATATTTTATTTCCTGTAACAACAGGAGCTTTTATTTTATTAATTATTGCACTAATTATAAATAATATTCCAAAACATAGATATTATCCCGAATCTTTAAAAGATTTTAACAAAAAGTGGTTTGAGAAATAA
- a CDS encoding glycosyltransferase: protein MNKFLYVTDQNEHTDHSFIGPLFQKYLNKHFDINTIFFSKSKTVIEKKDNGTIIVPENLSINLLDELAINGINISEYSFVVVRNNINLLKEVLKRKDKYNYKVGFRLSFPKRIAKLQTDEANNKKTLFDIISNKIQTYTEINLINECDIFLPTSFQMKNDYFKDVKTRTFVIPSAIDPDNLHENIQHEKDEKRFFYAGTLDKLREFETVLKAFSNIKSTNYKLMISTKDPEYLETILDDFPKLKDNIEVYDAKTRQELLNLIAISDIGLAVLPNIALFNSSTPMKVLDYYSSAVPCIMSDNENNSSIFEDNISAWFCDFNENSIKEKLEYIINLSKDEVAQVGINGQKRLLAVRNYERIAADLAHQLNIL from the coding sequence ATGAATAAATTTTTATATGTAACTGATCAAAATGAACATACAGACCATAGTTTTATAGGACCTTTATTTCAAAAATATTTAAATAAACATTTTGATATAAATACAATATTTTTTTCAAAATCAAAAACAGTAATAGAAAAAAAAGACAATGGTACTATTATTGTTCCTGAAAATTTATCAATAAATCTTCTTGATGAACTTGCTATTAATGGCATAAATATAAGTGAATACTCTTTTGTGGTTGTTAGAAATAATATTAATTTACTAAAAGAGGTTTTAAAAAGAAAAGATAAATATAACTACAAAGTAGGATTTAGACTCTCTTTTCCAAAAAGAATTGCAAAACTTCAAACAGATGAAGCAAATAATAAAAAAACCCTTTTTGATATTATTTCAAATAAAATTCAAACTTATACAGAAATAAATCTGATAAATGAATGTGACATTTTTTTACCTACATCATTTCAAATGAAAAATGACTATTTTAAAGATGTAAAAACAAGAACATTTGTAATTCCATCTGCAATTGACCCTGATAATTTACATGAAAATATTCAACATGAAAAAGATGAAAAAAGATTTTTTTATGCAGGAACTTTAGATAAATTAAGAGAATTTGAAACGGTTTTAAAAGCATTTAGTAATATCAAAAGTACAAACTATAAACTTATGATTTCTACAAAAGACCCTGAATATTTAGAGACTATTTTAGATGATTTTCCAAAATTAAAAGATAATATTGAAGTTTATGACGCAAAAACAAGACAGGAATTACTAAATTTAATAGCTATTTCAGATATAGGTTTAGCTGTACTTCCAAATATCGCTTTATTTAATAGTTCAACTCCTATGAAAGTTTTGGATTATTATTCAAGTGCAGTTCCTTGTATTATGAGTGATAATGAAAATAATAGTTCAATTTTTGAAGATAATATTAGTGCATGGTTTTGTGATTTCAATGAAAATTCAATAAAAGAAAAGTTAGAATATATCATAAATCTATCAAAAGATGAAGTTGCACAAGTGGGAATAAATGGACAAAAAAGACTTTTAGCTGTTAGAAATTATGAAAGAATAGCAGCTGATTTAGCTCACCAATTAAATATCTTATAA
- a CDS encoding YgjP-like metallopeptidase domain-containing protein, translating into MKYLNHYPKDLQDKIKVLIEKEKLSSYIKTKYPIAHNYTNDKTLYSYVMDFKNEYFKKYQVSKVMYDGKINVINNALGMHSIVSRVQGGKLKSKNEIRVATIFKNMPEEFLQMIVVHELAHFKEREHDKAFYNLCTFMMPSYHQVEFDLRVYLTHIDLYGKLY; encoded by the coding sequence ATGAAATATTTAAACCACTATCCAAAAGATTTACAAGATAAAATCAAAGTTTTAATAGAAAAAGAAAAATTATCTTCATATATAAAAACTAAATATCCAATTGCACATAATTATACAAATGACAAAACTTTATACTCTTATGTGATGGATTTTAAAAACGAATACTTTAAAAAATATCAAGTTTCAAAAGTAATGTACGATGGAAAAATAAATGTAATTAATAATGCTTTAGGAATGCACTCAATAGTTTCAAGAGTTCAAGGAGGAAAACTTAAATCAAAAAATGAAATCAGAGTTGCAACCATATTTAAAAATATGCCCGAAGAGTTTTTACAAATGATTGTAGTTCATGAACTTGCTCACTTTAAAGAAAGAGAACATGATAAAGCTTTTTATAATCTTTGCACTTTTATGATGCCTTCTTATCACCAAGTTGAATTTGATTTAAGAGTCTATTTAACACATATTGACTTATATGGAAAACTCTATTAA